A DNA window from Verrucomicrobiia bacterium contains the following coding sequences:
- a CDS encoding GTP-binding protein: protein MSPEPLPLVLLTGFLGAGKTTLLLRWLEESPATGRRLGVVMNEFGADSVDSRLIGRPGLPLQQVAGGCVCCAPDNELPNAVTRLVREGACDGLVVETSGLADPDNIIDVLTDPDLLPAVRLQAVVTVVNGEWYAGAEGDIGERVLARRQVEFAHVVAVSRCDRLTPAAAAAVLEALRAVNPSADVVKLPFGLPDLRALWMRPPAQAVIPMDAGPDVALAAPRAHLHTTYQSVTWRFPVPVDRSKFEAFLAGLDPRQVVRAKGFVRFTHAPERLFLFQTVWGHHVIEEFPATPHPDPIAVLIGPSLDPEVHRAGLRTLVFGGGRALAVQPASGPQ, encoded by the coding sequence ATGTCCCCCGAACCCCTCCCGCTCGTCCTGCTCACCGGCTTCCTTGGCGCCGGCAAGACCACCCTGCTGCTGCGATGGCTCGAGGAGTCGCCGGCCACCGGACGCCGGCTTGGCGTGGTGATGAACGAGTTCGGTGCGGACAGCGTGGACTCCCGGCTGATCGGTCGCCCGGGGCTCCCGCTGCAACAAGTGGCGGGCGGCTGCGTCTGCTGCGCCCCGGACAACGAACTGCCCAATGCCGTGACCCGCCTGGTGCGCGAGGGGGCCTGCGACGGCCTCGTCGTGGAGACGAGCGGGCTGGCGGATCCGGACAACATCATTGACGTGCTGACGGATCCCGACCTGTTGCCTGCCGTGCGTCTGCAGGCGGTGGTCACCGTGGTGAACGGCGAGTGGTATGCGGGCGCCGAGGGGGACATTGGGGAGCGCGTGCTGGCCCGCCGGCAGGTCGAGTTCGCGCACGTCGTTGCGGTGTCGCGGTGTGATCGGCTGACGCCCGCGGCCGCCGCCGCGGTCCTGGAGGCCCTGCGTGCGGTGAACCCGTCGGCGGACGTCGTGAAGCTTCCGTTCGGGCTGCCGGATCTGCGGGCATTGTGGATGCGTCCGCCCGCGCAGGCGGTGATTCCCATGGACGCGGGGCCGGACGTCGCCCTTGCGGCTCCGAGGGCCCACTTGCATACCACCTACCAGAGCGTGACCTGGCGGTTTCCGGTGCCGGTGGATCGCTCGAAATTCGAGGCCTTCCTTGCCGGACTGGATCCGAGGCAGGTGGTCCGGGCCAAGGGATTTGTGCGCTTTACCCATGCTCCGGAGCGTCTGTTCCTTTTTCAGACCGTGTGGGGACACCATGTGATCGAGGAGTTTCCGGCCACACCGCATCCCGATCCCATCGCGGTGCTGATCGGACCCAGCCTGGATCCGGAGGTCCATCGCGCCGGGTTGAGAACGCTGGTGTTTGGCGGCGGCCGGGCGCTGGCCGTGCAGCCGGCGTCCGGACCGCAATAG